The following coding sequences are from one Triticum dicoccoides isolate Atlit2015 ecotype Zavitan chromosome 4A, WEW_v2.0, whole genome shotgun sequence window:
- the LOC119287811 gene encoding palmitoyl-acyl carrier protein thioesterase, chloroplastic-like yields MAGSVAASGFFPTPGSSPAALARGSKNMSGELPETLSVRGMVAKPNTPPASMQVKARAQALPKVNGSKVNLKTTGSDKEDTVPYTSSKTFYNQLPDWSMLLAAVTTIFLAAEKQWTMLDWKPKRPDMLVDTFGFGRIIQDGLVFRQNFLIRSYEIGADRTASIETLMNHLQETALNHVKTAGLLGDGFGATPEMSKRNLIWVVSKIQLLVEHYPSWEDMVQVDTWVASAGKNGMRRDWHIRDYNSGRTILKATSVWVMMNKTTRRLSKMPDEVRGEIGPHFNDRSAITEEQGEKLAKPRNKVVDPANKQFIRKGLTPKWGDLDVNQHVNNVKYIGWILESAPISILEKHELASMTLDYRKECCRDSVLQSLTNVSGECVDGSPDSAIQCDHLLQLESGADVVKAHTTWRPKRAHGEGNLGLFPVESA; encoded by the exons ATGGCGGGGTCTGTTGCCGCCTCGGGGTTCTTCCCCACGCCGGGCTCTTCCCCGGCTGCGTTGGCTAGAGGCTCCAAGAACATGTCTGGTGAATTACCTGAGACTTTGAGTGTCCGTGGGATGGTTGCAAAGCCAAACACGCCGCCCGCGTCCATGCAAGTCAAGGCTCGGGCCCAAGCACTTCCCAAGGTTAACGGCTCTAAGGTTAACCTCAAGACTACAGGCTCAGACAAGGAGGATACAGTGCCTTACACTTCCTCAAAGACGTTCTATAACCAACTGCCCGACTGGAGCATGCTTCTTGCAGCTGTCACGACCATCTTCCTGGCCGCAGAGAAGCAGTGGACGATGCTTGATTGGAAGCCCAAGAGACCTGACATGCTTGTTGACACATTTGGCTTTGGTAGAATCATCCAGGATGGGCTGGTGTTTAGGCAGAACTTCTTGATTAGGTCCTACGAGATTGGTGCAGATCGTACAGCTTCTATAGAGACGTTAATGAATCATTTACAG GAAACAGCTCTTAATCATGTGAAAACTGCTGGTCTCCTTGGAGATGGTTTTGGCGCTACGCCGGAGATGAGTAAACGGAACTTGATCTGGGTTGTCAGCAAAATTCAGCTTCTTGTAGAGCATTATCCCTCATG GGAAGATATGGTCCAAGTTGACACATGGGTAGCTTCTGCTGGAAAAAATGGAATGCGTCGAGATTGGCATATCCGTGACTACAATTCGGGCAGAACAATCTTGAAAGCTACAAG TGTTTGGGTTATGATGAATAAGACCACTAGAAGACTTTCAAAAATGCCAGATGAAGTTAGAGGTGAAATAGGGCCGCACTTTAACGACCGTTCTGCCATAACAGAGGAGCAGGGTGAAAAGTTGGCTAAGCCAAGGAACAAAGTTGTGGACCCTGCCAACAAGCAGTTCATAAGGAAGGGGCTTACT CCCAAGTGGGGTGACCTTGACGTGAACCAACATGTGAACAATGTGAAGTATATTGGGTGGATCCTTGAG AGTGCCCCGATTTCAATACTGGAAAAGCATGAGCTTGCAAGCATGACACTGGATTACAGGAAGGAGTGTTGCCGTGACAGCGTGCTGCAGTCACTGACCAACGTTTCGGGCGAATGCGTGGATGGCAGCCCAGACTCTGCCATCCAGTGCGACCATTTGCTCCAGCTGGAGTCTGGAGCTGATGTGGTCAAGGCTCACACAACTTGGCGGCCAAAGCGAGCGCACGGCGAAGGAAACCTCGGGCTGTTCCCGGTCGAGAGTGCGTAA